From Vicia villosa cultivar HV-30 ecotype Madison, WI unplaced genomic scaffold, Vvil1.0 ctg.001763F_1_1, whole genome shotgun sequence:
TGCTTTAGCCTCTTTTTGGGATAACTTGATTGTGGACTCGGTGTTTGATAATGCAAAGTGTATCCTATTTCAACTGTGCCTTGTTTATCAAGCAAAGGTGATCTTCTTCTTAATCTTTTCTTCGACGATGCATGATTACGCCCTATATAGCAACTTATGCTTGATTCATCCTGATCCGTGTCACTTTCGCCAGAATTAAACAATACTAGTCTTTGCTCCTCTTGAGTGAAACCATCTTTTGATGAAAAATACTCACATTCCTCAATATCATCAACACTATCTAGCAATATTTTAGGAGACACCAATGTTGAGGTGTCATATGAAGTGGATTCTGGCACAGAAAATTCATCACTTGGTTTGGTGATGGATAAACTACCACTTGTGACATCTGTTTCTACCTCTTGATCAAATTCTGATGGAGAATggagggcatattccttgaaaATCTCACCAACCACTCTATGCTTCGTGTCATCCGGCACAGACTTCACTGTGAGATTCTCTTTTAACTGTCATCATTTTAAAACTTAATGAATATACTATACATATGAATAGATATActaacaaaaatattatatatatatacctttgTGTTTACAAGATTCCCAGGTAAAAGCTCAACAGCCGCAGTTGCAAAATCGTCGCCATAACGATGAGTGAAGAGCTTCTTGATATGGTAGAGATCAGGAAAATCTCCACATCTTGAAGAAGCGAATATAACACTAGATACAGCTTCATTTATTTCAGTTGGACAGTCCCTAACATGAAATTATTAGTCTTTTATGAGAAAGGGTTGGTGAAACAAttacaaattaatttatgaaggtagataaaaaaataatacataCTTGTTCTTTCTAATATAGGAGAGTTGTTTTAGGATAAAATCAAAGAAGTGATCCAACATATCATATGCAGCAATTAGGCTTTCATCTTGAATGAGCTTCTCAACCTGAAATTTTTgtcaaaattttatattaataaacacAATGAATAATCATCAAAACAAACTAATAAACATCAACATTagccatacatatacatatgcatACCCTTTGGATAGCAATTTGTTCATGGCCATTGAGTATTAAGTTGGCCAAGTCTTTGCGCAATTGCATTGCTATTGATTGCCTCTTGTTCTTCAATTGTATGAGTCTGAATCTTGCTCTTTTTATAGCCTTTTTGCTGAGATTGATGATGATAAACAAGTTtagtaaaaaggaaaaagaaaaacagaaTTGAATGTGTCTAGCAGATTTACCATTTTGAAGCTTTTGTCCAACCAAAAAGAATGCCAAACATTTGAATGTATGAGAATGAGAGTAATGGAAGTGAGAAGAAAGGATAAGAAGTAGTGAAAGGTGATCGTGAAAGATAAAAGAACAAAATATTAAGTGACAGTTAAGACATGATGAATCGTGGGTTGATGTTTGAAAATGAAACAGGTAAGAGAATGAAGTAATGGTGTGATGTCATTGTAAAACTGTAATACTCCACTACTCTTCAAACGGTTTTCTCTAACACTTGTCATGTTGCTGCACTACTGGTTGGTTTCCATTCACATTTTTTTAACTAACTATAATCTTTTTTTCTCAATTAATAATACTTGCTATTTAACTAATCCTGTAgataactaggggtggcaaaacgagcCCGATCTGTTAGGTATTATAGTTTTTTCCGCACTTTAATGCGGGACGGGATAAGGGTTTAGGCCCTCACCCTCTAATGTGTCCGCCCCATTCCGTTTCCGACGCGAATTTTTGCGGACACGTGcatttacataaatttttacatttttaagcataaaagattcagtgCCCGTGGGCTTTTTCTGTCCTACCCATACTTTTATGCAAGGTTGATCTAGGTTTTAGGTGCACATCCTTAACTATGTCCGTCACGCCCCATTTTTGCAGACTTTTGCAGGATGAACCTTAACGGGGCGGACAAATCACGTTTGCCACCACTATAATTAACTAGTCATGTAATCATGTAGTTAATCTAATTTTTTTACAATATATTCCGTCCTATTTTTTTATGCATTTCATGATGTTAGTAAATGACTTATATCTTAGATCATATTTCTTTTATCTATAGACTAAGTGATAATAATGATTATTAACTCACACACAACTATCAGAATCAATGTTTGAATTTTGATATTGACGTTCAATCAAACCATATCAAaagattgtttttattattctaaaaTATCACCATCTTAAGGTAGCTTGTGTTTAGGTAATATAGATTGCAAAGTTGGTATCTTAACAAATTTCTACAAAGAAGTAAATCCAACTAAACAGGACAAAAAAAACTAATCTAACATTTTGAAGATTAAAATGGAACTGCTTCCATACACTCCACATGAGGAGTTGACAACAAAAACAACTTTACTGGACGGTGGCATAGCCACCAGAATTTCACCTAACACAACACAAAAATGTGCCAATTTTCCTTCCTAACACCTTAACCCTGGCCCCAATAGCCCATCTTTCTACCTCGGCATCTTGAAATTAATTCATCTTTTAAATCTTGAACCAAGAACTCATTGCTTCGCACCAAATTTGTTTTTTACGTTTGTGTAATCCATGGCCAAGTCTAGTAGAATATGCCATCTTTTGTTAAGGTTCTTGGCTTTTTCAGCCACCCTTTCAGCAGTAATTGTCATGGTTTCTAGCCATGAAAAAGCTACTTTCTTTACTGTTTCCTTTGAAGCAAAATACACCAACTCTCCATCCTTCAAGTAAGTGAATTCCATCTATATATTTATCAAAATTTGTTTACATACTTCATCTCTAAACTCACCAAACAATTAGGTACTTTGTGATTGCAAACTCTGTTGTTACTGTCTACGGATTTTTCATACTCTTTCTTCCGGCAGAAAGCTTGCTCTGGCGACTCGTGGTCGCCACGGATATGGTAATGCAATGTCCTGAAGGCAAAAAGATAACCATTAGAATATGTTTATGAAGTTGTATTAACTATTTTTGATGAGCAGGTGTTGACCATGTTACTCATCTCAAGCATATCTGCAGCGTTGGCTATAGCTCAAGTGGCAAAGCAAGGAAACAATTATGCAGCTTGGTTACCAATATGTAATTCAGTCCCCAAATTTTGCAATCATACGACTGGAGCTTTAATTGCGAGTTTCATCGGAGTAATTATATACATGATTCTTCTGTTGCATTCCATTCATAGGGTCCTTGACCCTCTCCTCTTGAGAAAAACTTGAGCAGGCCTTTAGAATTTCAAGTTTCAtacaaatcaaatattaaaatttgtcgTTGTTTTTCTTTGTTACATCAAAATTTGTTGTTTGGTTCAagtatttgaattatttttattttcaattttttttttgtttagacAGTAATGCAATTCTCTTGTTTTATTAAATGCTGATACAATCATACCTATATATTGCAATAGTGAATTTTTCTGGTTTAAAATTGGAAAGCCACCTTGTTGCATCCAATTGCACAAGTTCTTGAAGAAGAACCAATTAGATCCTATCTGCTGATTTTCATAGAATTCCCTGCAACCAAACCGATAAATGTATTTCCAATTTCAAATAAGAATTTCATTTTCATTAACCAACAACAACCGTTCGAAACATGAAACCAACAAACTAACCCTGAATTTATTGAAGACCAAAAATCAATATCCTTTTATAGGAAGCAaaactaaaatattaaaaaagtctCCTCAGGAATAAATTACAGTACAAAAGTGGAAAACCATATCAATTTCACACTAGCGGGGTTCAAACCATTGTTAGAGTTCAATTGGCATCATGTtgttttttgatttaaaaatcgGCTTTGAAAAATGACCAAGTCGGATCGTGAGTTAGGTCGCTctctttaaaactttttttcaaattGCACAAAATTGTGCAAGGCAGACGATCTACCATACTTCCTCCAAGATAAAACTCTTCAAGTCTATAATGTACTAATGATATTTGCACGAAAAATATGGGTCTACAAATATACTCTCAGATGGTACAAAGACCATCGAATATAGTATAAATATCACTCGTAATATCTGGTGTGAATTGCACTCGGGgactaatattttttaaagttaatggttatcttttaaaattaactttactttatcattttttaaaattaacttcataaacatattctaattttttttaggtttgtGTAATCCATGGCCAAGCCTAGTAGAATATGCCATCTTTTTGTTAAAGTTCTTGTTTTTTTCCTAATGGTTCGAACGGGGacccaaacggagttacggtttgaaagttatgaattttttaatctattaaaaatcCGTCCAAACAGCGCTAACCGGTTACGCCCTGTTAAGACGCCCAAAAACGCTATTTTTCAAGTGGTAACCGGGTACCCATATTCCGGTAACCGACTACAACTAAACTAGagtaaaaaaacacatttttatgcTACGAAACTCAATCCTATCCACCCCAAAACACCAATTTTAAAAGCACAACAATTTCTTTTTGTTCTACCAATTATGTACTAATATTACCCATCAATCTAACTCGATTCACATCATCAATTTCACCAATTTACACACAAAATGCATCAAAAATTCATCAATAGGTAAAACCCCATAAAGCAAAATAGTGAGAACTCAAGAACACACAATCATGGAACCTAATCACCACCATACCCCATTATTATGCAGCCCGTTATGGAgttagaacctcacccttaccttggtattCGTAGTAAAGTTTCTTCACCTCTAACAATGGAGCTCTCTTTTCTTCCTCAAGCCCtaactctcttcctcttctcccttcttttgttctttctctttttcaCGTAATATTAAATAGCCAAACAATCGAGGTCCTGTTTTTCCTGTGTTGGTAAAAGAATTCTGGAAATTTTTCAGAATCAGTGATGATGGAAATATTATCCCCTCCAAAATCTTCAAACTTCCCATCTATGTTACCATCCCATCGATTGTCAAAGCCATAGGCTGTGTCTCATCTGGAGTCACCATTGAAGAGTTTCAATCTGACTTAAGGTTGGTAAAATCCTTCAGAACCATATTTGATGATTCTGTTCCTTATGAACCAAACAATCCTGAAAACCTCATTCCTTACCCTAAAATCTGGTTCAAATTCTCCCTAACAAATCTTCGTCCTAGGATGCAAGTAAGGAATGTCGTAACCCATGATGATCGAGTGTTTGTGTTTCTTCTAACACACCACTATAGGATCAATCTTCCTAAAACAATCTTCAACCATCTGAAGGACACCATTAGGATATCTAGAAATCAAACACACTTCCACATTCCATATGGGAGGGCACTGTCTGAGCTAATCATGAACGATAACATCTGGAGATTAGTTGGACAAGTAGGGTCTGAGCGTGCTCTTACTTTGGAAAGGTGTGATCGGGTGAACAAGATTGAAGAACTCGGGGACTAATTTCTCTTACAGAGGAATTCTCTCAGAAGTTCTGATCAAGACACTCAGTGTGCAAGTCATCTAAATAAACTGATGGAAGAAGAGTTAATTGTAAATTTGTCATGCCTAAGTCTGGAATGACAGTAATCTGATGATCAAAGTTGTTTCTTGTATCTTAAAATTTCTAGTTGGATGATGTTTTTCTATGTTGTTTTAATCTGTCTAGAATGAATTAAACTCACTCACAGGAATGTAATGTTCATCTTCCTTATCATCGGTATAACAATGAGGAAATCCACGTTAAAATTCAAAACTGTCCCCATAACTGATTACtcagaatcaagttcctaagAACATGTTAATCTTATTCAAAACCCGTTCAGATTCTAACATTGAAAAggactgtggacctccgttttttatcccgggccatacctctgttcgggagagatacgtgaactgactcttttttatcgcttaatgctttcgcattttgaaaattcacagagtcgccaccgaccttttattttatccaattaaggaaagatttataaaagaaacagaaaaaagacctttaagaaattctgggtaagggggtaggttatacaaagggaaggtgttagcaccctttgtatccatggttatccatgggctcttaagtttgcttagctcacttgtttttcgatcacttttcaattgctttagaatgctcatatgtggtttcaaatacttttgtaaattgaattttgtaatgatccgtgtgtggatgtatacaaaatacttgtttatctttcgaaagatgttttgaaaagaacgttaactttgtaataatccgtgtttggatgtatacaaagtattgtctttttgaaagttttgttttgaaaaacaacagtgtatgagaattttgtttgttttgatttgagcaagcaaactacgaggtctaccttgagttgtaaggtctttatcctatttcctttaaaaatctatcctttcaccggatataaacaaaaggttcgattttgtactcgaaacagtagaattttgactttgattttgaaaagaatgagaagggattaccttaaaaggtgcaagtgtgattgtgattggattcagatattttatctttgaagttagtgatctaacggttcaattttatctttaacatacacgcagtttatatttgctggaaattaaaatgcggaaatgtaaagtgcggaaagtaaatctacgctattacatcgattgtgcaggaaatgtaaactagcctatttacatgaatttgacatcctatacatttatctaggaatttaaattgcaagaaaaataaaagcatgtttttggattttttatgatttactttaattataattaatgcataattaattaaattaaaatgaagaaaaaagatgaaaataaatttaaacctagaaattaagtttaaaatatgtacaaaatatttgtcaattaattttaaaacaaaactaattttttggaatttttggaattgatttgaaattgatttaagttaattaaaacataattatgcaaataattataccaataattaaaacttaaagagaaaattattcaaaatatgttgaaaattagtttataatatataaacaatatttaacatgaagaacaattttttttatgattttttgattggttagaataattaaaaagcaaatatataaatatatactaattaattatgcaaaatattgaaattttgaagaaaaataaaatatttttatttcagaaaataatatattattttagaagtctaaaaatatttttttgtgtatttttgggattttttaaaactattttaattaatttaacaaagaaattaaaataaaaatagaaaataaaaggatactgatcaggtgtggtgggattgagagtccatggtaaggagtgctttgtctggagcgttggatgatgtGACTGGAACGATCATGTGGTCACTGAAACGAGGGAGCATGATGCGTACAtagcctgcaaagcactgaatcatatattttaaaaaaaaacaaacgcgCGCAGGGCAGCCAATGAGAGGCTGCCACGAGTTCGTCTTCTTCCTCCGTCCGTTGGCTTAGGCCTGCAACTGTCACTAAaggttttagtgacggttttttgctgtagctacatgtcctgcaaaataacgaataggggtaaacctaaaaataaatttggcgcgacccctccattcaattcgtctgatccatacgaactcaatgataccacttagaacctctaattttgcctatttcagaaagccctaattttgaaactatgaaccctaaaatggtagtttcgtgtatacgtgttcaaacttcaattaagtttccagaaatgatctacacatcaaaccaaactcaactatatgtctacatcttgttaagcatgcgtggataaccagatacgaattgatttaagttcgaacaaattatgacctgtatagctcgatttagtgagcttcaaggcttgtaattgattgggatacgtttattgatgttcaaagatgatgtttgaatgctttgtttgaactgaaactagttagaaactaaaattcgaattttgaatttctttcaaaaagttccaagtggttacaagtgtattatgagtaaggctttgtttctgaacttctCTCCTttattactgaagtatgctagcctatatataagcattgagtgcttagaattgaagctaagaagcatctagttgcctttgtggaattcttgaattttttatattaaaaagctttgaattattgaccaagtcttcttgtcttcaatgctcttgccttgctcttcaattctctgcagaaaaatgaagatcccttgggtgagtcatgcttaagatttaagccatccattatcctttcatttttctttttaatttaatcttaaaataagataaaattatgcaaaaaatgaaataaaaatggtgtgggcttagtcttggtcgtgggaggcccataatatcatggaaatgatgtttgaaccatgaaaacttggccccatttggaaaaaaatgcatttttgagcaatgttggttttatgcattttccaaaatttagccaacttcaacaaggtgtaaatccctcaatttttgtcatatgaaggagatcttgcactttttggaaacctcaaagagtcctctaaccaatgcctttggtctcatgtcaaaatgatttttgatgctctttgtgtgtccttttgaaaaaagtgtctttttgttgactttgaaaatgacctgtaatgtctttgatcatatttttcaaatggtgaatccaatgaccatgggatcaatggcatttgaaatataattgaatttccttcaaaatgagctttggtttgaattttttggatgaaggatgagagagttatgatcagtcaaagttgagttgacttttcaggcaaaaaccctaattttgaatcttagggttttgttgatttttgatctttccttgatgaattatgatcatccaatgatcaaatgatgaatcctttgacaaaatatggactttgacaaaaaatttcatttttgactgtctgttgacttttttggtcaaacgggtcgtctgttgactgtttgagctgctgacggtgcgtctgagtgaattgaagtttgaaaatttgtatgatggtactttgagatatatggatgtgtatgaaatccatttgagctctcaaaaacttgtttctcctgtaaaaacaagaaaaccctagtcagggactgtttatgtaggagacagttaagcgtacctgatttttgtgcagtgttgagtctctgctaat
This genomic window contains:
- the LOC131636517 gene encoding uncharacterized protein LOC131636517, whose product is MANVDVEKLIQDESLIAAYDMLDHFFDFILKQLSYIRKNKDCPTEINEAVSSVIFASSRCGDFPDLYHIKKLFTHRYGDDFATAAVELLPGNLVNTKLKENLTVKSVPDDTKHRVVGEIFKEYALHSPSEFDQEVETDVTSGSLSITKPSDEFSVPESTSYDTSTLVSPKILLDSVDDIEECEYFSSKDGFTQEEQRLVLFNSGESDTDQDESSISCYIGRNHASSKKRLRRRSPLLDKQGTVEIGYTLHYQTPSPQSSYPKKRLKQHSYSDSCERNSLDFNMSECSCNLESPCYCFVYNEIEMFEYIGNSSSTNVFHENTCDCLTTTPYSRDLTLTMPSKWMENYKENLAVTFSCPSPRPKHVHPKLPDNYDDFVATFMALKRECNLRRQ
- the LOC131636518 gene encoding CASP-like protein 1C1 yields the protein MAKSSRICHLLLRFLAFSATLSAVIVMVSSHEKATFFTVSFEAKYTNSPSFKYFVIANSVVTVYGFFILFLPAESLLWRLVVATDMVLTMLLISSISAALAIAQVAKQGNNYAAWLPICNSVPKFCNHTTGALIASFIGVIIYMILLLHSIHRVLDPLLLRKT